The window GCAGCACTGTCACTGACTGAACAGAAGCCCTCAGTCGTTGCGATACTGCAGCCCTTTTTAATAGAGGTGACTTTCTGACTTTTGTAGACCCTTCATCTGCTACGCCAGTTGACAGACTCTGGGCACTTTCGAAGGAATTGTCCATTAATACTTCCAGCGGAGGCGGAGGAAGACTATCCAGATCAAAATCATAGGTTTTCTCAAATGAAGAGGATTCAGGTCTACAGCTGGTTATCCCAGTGCTAAGGACAGCTTCTACATTTCCTAAACCAGGTAACACGGGAACACCACACTTCCGTACTCCTTTGAGAGGCCCCAGAGCTTTTGGACCATCTAGTTCCTCTATTCCTTGACTGAAGGTATCAATCAGTTTTTTGACCGAGTTCCTGCCTCTGTAAAGGCCCGAAGATGGCCGTGGTGATAAAGGAGGGCTAGGGGGTGGGGTGGCTTTTATAGGACCCTTGGATGTTTTCTTGTCCTTCAGTTTATCTTCTTCAACATCACTGGTTACCtcctgttttttattgttgtgtctTGTAAGGCCTGTTTTGTCTTTAAGTGGTTGGGGATTGCTGTTCTTCTCTAGTGAGGGATGTTTGCGATTTATTGCTGGAGATTGTGCTGGTGAGGTTCCTTGAGTTTGTTTAGATGCAGCAGTCCTCATGTTTCCACCTGCCTTGCTTTTACGCATCCTCTGCAACTTCTGGTTTAAATCCTTCTGGGTTCTGTCTAGTTCAAGCAGAGTAGGATCTTCACCTTTGCTCCGGAGGGATTCTTCTGACCGGGAACGTCGTTCCCTAGCCACTGGGGTCTTTTTTACTACTGCTCTCCGAATAGGTGCTGCTGTTTGAGGCCTCCTCGGAGATCGTTCCTCCTCATCTGTCCACTGACGTCTACTGTTTTTTGGGCTGCCAACTACCTTTGTTTTGGCACTAGAGTTCTGTGATGGGACAAACTGTATCCTACCACTtatagcatttttcattttgagagtCATTTCTACATTTTGAGGATTCTCTATGCGCTTTGGGGGTAGGCGGCGTGGGCGTTGTTGTTCACGGTCTACAGGTGAAGAATTTGATTGCTTTATAAAACCTACTTGCACATCTCTGATGTCTTTGTCCATATTCTCATCATTGTCGTCTTCCTCCCCATCATCTAAGGAGGCTGATCCTAGAAATGAGTCTCTTTGGCCATTAGCCATTATGGTACATGTAGAACCTAATGAGTTGAGTGAGGTGAGGGAAACACTTGGACTTATTTGACTTGCAAGCTTTTGCCTTGACACTCCTTGTCTAATGTTCATGGAGGTGTATCCCATAGGACTGACAGGCGTAGTTCTATTTGTCCCAGTGGACTCACCGCTCTCTCGTCTATGGCGTCTTTCAGATCCAGCAAGGGATTCACTCTCAGCCCCAATACCACTGTCCTCACTGAAGAGAGCAGAATCCTCTGGCCCAGGCTTGCGCAGAGAGGCCATTTCAATGCGAGATAAGAGTTGCATTAGCCTAGTCTCTACTGCACGTTTGACTTTCAATTTCTCCTCTAAAAGTTCTGAGACAGAGGCAAAGTACTCCACTGCCTCCTCCAAAGCAGAGTCCCCAATTCCACCAACAGTCTGGCTGACATTTTGCATTCTCTGTGTGGTGTACTGAAGCAGCTGCTGCAACAGATCCGGTGGGGGCTCAATATTAGCAGAGCCAGACTTCAGAGGTGGAGAAGATGAGAGGTTTTTCATTTGGCTTGGCCAAGCAAGATGTTCcccattttcttttaaaactttttctcCCTCGTCTGCCATCTCTTCCAGCCCCTGAATAATTTCCCTGTAGCGTAGAGCCATAAAAGCAACCATAGGCTGCACAGAAACCTGTGTTTGGGTTGCTTGATCCAAAAGTCCGAGTAGAACGTCATATTTGTTTATACTAGGATTCAAAAAGGCATAAGCAGCTTGATGAGCTTTTACCAAAGGTTCTGGGAAGTCCACTTTCTGTTCTGTAGGTGGTTTGTCTTTgtccttgtctttcttttttagcAATTTATTACCTCTGGTatttttctttggttttctaacagactttttttctgtcacatcCTGCttatcaacatttttctcttttctctgtgatACTATGTTGTTGCCCATTCCCTGACTTCCCAATTTATCCATGTTTACTGCTTCTGGGGCTAGCTCAGTCACAGATCTCTTTTTTTGTGGTGTCATATGAGCCTCTTTCTGAAATACCTGGGTTTGTCCAGCTGCCTTTCTCTCCTTTGTATCCCCATCTGTTAATCCATTTGAATAACGATCCTCTCCATTTTCAAAGTGGGAATCTCTGGGACTTTCTTGAGGTGCAGGGGGCAGCATTCTCCCCTTCCTCATGGGACCCAGAGTCCCAAAATTGTTACCCTTGGATGGTGAGCAGCCCATTTCAGATGTTTTCGAATACAAACTGATTTTTGTGTCTTCTTGGAGACACCGACACAGCAGTGTAGAGAATTGTGCAAAGAATAGCCAAGCCTTAGCCACCTGCTGTATCTGTCATTTTCAGATGGCTGAGGTTGTTGAGTCGGATAAGATCCCTTTCCATGAGGATGCtaccaaaacaaaatattgataAATCCATTTTACAAGTCTCTCCCATCTGTCATAGATAGGCAAAATAAACCCACAGATCGATGGTcatgtttataaaaatgttcttgtgGCGTGCTCTGAAACACATCCTTCTGTACCTTACAAAGGACAGGCAGCTGAGAGGATTAGTGAGGCTTTCAGTGAACTCCTCAGCATGCACATGTCACATTAAAGCATGTAAAACTCACCTACTTGTAAGACCATAAGCTCATTTGGGTAATGCGGGCTTGCCTCAGGTGTCTTTTTATAGCTTGCAAAACAATATCTCCCTATTTAGCCCCTTGTTCTATTCTATCTACAGTAATATGATATAGAAAAATTTCTTAAACACTAATAATGTTTCCATTTGACATAATatcaaaaaacatcttaaatacctcataaagttgttatttattttggtgACTTGCTGATCTTCTTTTAACTTCTATATCTAGCATCAGTTCACTGGAACAGTGATGCAAGCTTTAAAATAACTTGAACtacctctgcctctctgtagtagacactgaaacaaaaaaagaaaagattataGTAATCTTTTCTCTTAGGCTTTatataacacaatgtaataaaaagaaatgaccaggaaaaaaataattgaaatagTCTTGCCTGATCAAAGCATGACCACAAAtccaaaaagaagaaagtttTATCCCTATCCATGCCCTATGTAACCCATTTGCCTCAAAATGTTCTTGAACTACACTAACTgtaattgttttgcatttgcatttttccccctttttgttaaattcttatttcttcttattcttaattcttttaatttttcctttgttatttttatttatattctctCTGTAGTCTCTGTCAAGTCACCATTTATGCATTATTGttttgcaataataataaaaagaaccAGCTAGTTTAAGGCCAGATTTTCACAAATTACAGCTGCTCTCTCCTTAATAACTTTACTTTCAGTATCAAACTATACTCAGTCAGTACACAGATCAAATTTTCACAATTCCCTGGACTGTTTGTTCTCCCATGCAATAAGTTACAGAACGTAACAGAAATGAATCCAGTCAGGTGTTATGTTCACtccattgtttatttatttattgtgaatGACACAACAATGTATTaagtcaacatttttggaaGTGAAAATATTGATCTTGGGCCCATAAAAAAATCCCAACTTTTTAAAGCATATCTAATATGGAGAGGTGGAAAAGTAAAAGTCGGACTAAAATTGTGTCCTGgatgatttttgagtgtgcatTTTCTATTACTTAAATTGTGGTGTTACTAGACTACTAAATAAACCTAATTGGGTCTCAACAGCTCAACAACCAGTAACCTGTTAAactattaaatgttttctttccatAATCCTAACTAAactgaattattaaaattatgatACTTAATTGTACCAGGAGGCTATTAGTTAACTACCATTAGACTAGATTGTGGACAGAGAGAGTTGGTTTTCAATAATGACTAGAAAAACAATTTTTGTACAGTTCTATTAATTTATTCTCTATTAGTTGTATCTTTATCTGAATGTGTCTTTATCTAAGTCTGCATTTCGACATGttcaatatttagattttaattaCAGACTGGGGGGAGGCGGGGTTATAGCCATTACGTGacgaagaagaagcagaaagcGGCGCTATTGGTCTGCGCGTCCCCGCGTGCAGGTGTACTGCTGGGCGATTGGCGCGTTCCCTGGTCAGTGCCTTGTAACGACTGTTATATTCCCagttttagcttttttaaaCTTGGTAATTGTTAGCATTTTATCCTGTTCTTAAGGACATTATTCATTTCACCTTTTACCACGGATACAGGTGTTAGTAACACTGAAATCTGTCAACGTTTTCTAGGTAGGTTTCTAGGCTCAACTCGGCTTCATTCAGTCAAAAGGGAGATTTGCGGAGGTGAGGACTCGGTTGAGGATGTTCTTAGTGTTTAGGTTAAAGTAAACTTTCACTTCAACCGCAGCTACTGTCGTTTAACGTTATATTACAGGTAACCTAAATTAGTTAATCTAATTTTAGGGCCTGTTTGCAAAGTTTATTGAGCCAGAGCTAGTTCGGAAGTACACACAATGAAATAACGTTAAAGTTAGCTTCCTACGAGTTGGAAGCTGTCAGCTATTTTGCTAGCTTGGCATCTGGTCGTCATTAAGATGTATAGTAGTGAATGCTAAACAAGCAGTATGAAGGAACCTTACTTTGGGTATGCAGCTAAGCATGTAATGTTATTTGGTAATTTTTCAACGTCAAACTTGTCCATTTCTTAGAACACACCACAGACCTCTTCACTACAGATGATCTAAACTGAAGCATGATGAAGCATACACACAGGTGGTGCCAGACTCCCCCCTCAGTAACTGTCCGGGTCAAACCCAACAGTTCACACTCCCTCCAAATCAGAAGAGGTCTTCGGCTCAAAAGAGCCAACGGCCAAGTCGCCCAGGGCCCACCAGGGAAGAGCCAGCCGAGCCAGCATCGGGATGAGATGCACTATGCCAAAATGATCGTGCCCCCAACTATTGTCATCCAGCGGCAGGAAATGGCGTCGTTCTTCAGACTTTTTGGTAAATGAATAGCCCCATGAATACATAATAAAAAGCATGTTTTAATTCAGTGGCATGAAAAGTGACGAATCTTACTTTTAAACTTGAAAGAATGAAGAATATTTGGCACTTTATATTAAATAATCATGGTTGGTTACAGATGATGACCTGATCCAGGACTTTTTGTGGATGGACCGTTGCTGTAAAATGACTGACAAGGTAAGTTGTTAGGCAAATGTTTTGGTGAAAGTGACATCTCTCTAAGGCTTTATGATGCTTACAATTAACTGACTCCCAACGTTTCTCTCTCATTCATCAGTACCTTCTAGCCATGACCTTTGTGTACTTCAAAAGGGCTCGCTTCACTATTGCTGAATACACCAGGAAGAATTTATTCATTGCACTGTACGtttcaaagacaaaaatcaaaatTCTGCTTCTGTATCTTGCTATTCTCATAGAAAGTGAACCTTGTGCGCCTTTACTGCCACTGCTGGCAAAGCTGTAACCCTAAATGTGGCTGATGTGCTCCATCTCTAGATATCTTGCCAACACcatggaggaggatgaggaggagagtaAGTATGAGATTTTTCCATGGGCACTGGGCAAGAACTGGAGGAAGCAGTTTCCCCGCTTCCTCAAGCAGCGAGACAAGCTATGGGCTCGCATCGAGTACAGAGCTGCTGTCAGCAGGCGCTGCTGCGAAGAGGTACACACAAGGATAATTGCAGGACACTGATAAATGTTGTTTCTCTGGGAATTTTTTCAAGGGTCttttttttactgcacagtgTAATTTTTATTGCTTTGGTTCAATGCCAGAAGTTCCATCTCTGTTGtgagtgttttttcccccccgtTCCCCCTTTCCTCccctatatttatttatttatttcttggtctttgtctctctatctgtcctCCAGGTGATGGCCATTGTGCCCTCCCACTTCGTGTGGCAGCGAGAGCGGTCAGAGCACCACAGCGGCGCCCAGCGGCAGTACGGTGACCGAGACCACACCCGTATACCCCGCGGGCCCTCGGCCTCCCCGGTCTCCTGCGCCCTCTGTAACCGTGGCACCAGGTTAGATCAGGGCCCAGgcttctcttctgtctccagATGCTCTTCTGCGCAGACCCCAAACCCTGCCTTTCCACACCCCTTCACCTCCATGCTGAGTTTGGAGACCACCCCACCCAGGGCTGCAGCCTCTCGCAGGAAGGCGGTGGAGACTAAAAGCCAAGCACAGCattcctcctgctgctgtgcTGAGGAGGTTCCCAGTAGGTATCACTAAGACAAGTGCGCTTCCCCCTCCAAAACTCTCATTTATAGCCCCACTTGTGACCTCAGCACCATGTACATTACTCTGTGATTCTGTTACATAGCATCCCCTACGATTGTAATTTAAAACGCTCTTAGAAATTATTGTAGATTAACAGGTACTTCCTACTCACTTGTACTGTAGAAGGCTAAGGGACTAAGAGGCTCCAGAACCTGCAGGGGGAGCCACAAACTACTTTGTTTCTTTGACATTTgatctttcaaaacaaaaaaatttatGGTGCATATGTTGTTTGACACACACGTTTATTGAGGCGTGTCAGAACGTCAGTCTCGAGCAGCAGCTATATTAATCAAAGCTCACTTTCTTCAACTTACTCTGCGTCTGGATTGTGTGTAGATGTGAGGTGTGATTGTGTAGATGTGATTTAGGTGGATTACAACTGGGAGGTATTTCACAAAGCAGGATTAGAAAGTGAAACTGGAAAAGATGGCGCTACATCCCTGTGATACCGACTTCAACTTGAAAGGAAGCTTGAATAATAGGTTTAGGAATAAGATTTATTTTAGCACGTTGATGAGTCCTAATAACACAATTTCAGAAGatatttcatgtttcttttcaaAGTTGTCTTGCTAATGTCTGCTTAGAGAGACGCCTCTCTGGAATACATGTGTGTACCCAGAAATGGAGCTTTTTTGCCAGACCTTTTTAACAAGTTTCTTGCAGTGTTTTATAGACTTAGTTTTAAAAGACTGACAAGATCGGACAGAAACAGGGTAGCTCACTTGCTAGCTCACTAAACTACGTTTTTCTTTGTTCCCTCTTTGTTAGGGGATGAGTCTTCCTGCGGGTCCACATATGACACCTCCATGGACTGGATCAGTGAGGAGTAGAGCGTCACACCACCTCAGCCGTTTTCCAGCTACTCTCTTTGTACTGACCGAGCTGTTCTGTGTATTACTGTCTCTCCTCATTAATACCACTTTTACTCTGAAGTAAAAGTCTGAATCACACGTGTAACTCACTAGTTTCTGTTTACCTCTTGTAATGCGAACACGGTACTGATTCAACATAACCGGTCAGAACAAAGTTAACTATTTAAAGTGACTGTAAGCAGCTGTAAGAATGAGCTAATGTCATTCTGTACATCATACTCTGATGGAAACATGCAGCAAGATTGATGTGGCACACCGAAGAGTATTGTAAAGGTTTGTTTAACCTACACTGTGTTcttggtatttatttatttaattatttatatatttatgttattttgtacTGAAATACTTATGGGATTTTTGACCCCCACTTATTCACAGatggtataaaaaaaaaaaaaaaaaaaaaaaagccaaacaatgagttttacattttgtttgaatCAAAGTTTCACCACTGCTGAATACATTTACTTAACACAGTCTGTCACATACTGGGTGTGTTTTTAGTATTGTTGCCAATGTGCCTGTTTAATGATCCAACACTGCACTGCCTCTTGA is drawn from Siniperca chuatsi isolate FFG_IHB_CAS linkage group LG15, ASM2008510v1, whole genome shotgun sequence and contains these coding sequences:
- the spdya gene encoding speedy protein A isoform X2 — protein: MMKHTHRWCQTPPSVTVRVKPNSSHSLQIRRGLRLKRANGQVAQGPPGKSQPSQHRDEMHYAKMIVPPTIVIQRQEMASFFRLFDDDLIQDFLWMDRCCKMTDKYLLAMTFVYFKRARFTIAEYTRKNLFIALYLANTMEEDEEESKYEIFPWALGKNWRKQFPRFLKQRDKLWARIEYRAAVSRRCCEEVMAIVPSHFVWQRERSEHHSGAQRQYGDRDHTRIPRGPSASPVSCALCNRGTRLDQGPGFSSVSRCSSAQTPNPAFPHPFTSMLSLETTPPRAAASRRKAVETKSQAQHSSCCCAEEVPSRG
- the spdya gene encoding speedy protein A isoform X1, whose translation is MMKHTHRWCQTPPSVTVRVKPNSSHSLQIRRGLRLKRANGQVAQGPPGKSQPSQHRDEMHYAKMIVPPTIVIQRQEMASFFRLFDDDLIQDFLWMDRCCKMTDKYLLAMTFVYFKRARFTIAEYTRKNLFIALYLANTMEEDEEESKYEIFPWALGKNWRKQFPRFLKQRDKLWARIEYRAAVSRRCCEEVMAIVPSHFVWQRERSEHHSGAQRQYGDRDHTRIPRGPSASPVSCALCNRGTRLDQGPGFSSVSRCSSAQTPNPAFPHPFTSMLSLETTPPRAAASRRKAVETKSQAQHSSCCCAEEVPRDESSCGSTYDTSMDWISEE
- the pcare1 gene encoding photoreceptor cilium actin regulator; amino-acid sequence: MGCSPSKGNNFGTLGPMRKGRMLPPAPQESPRDSHFENGEDRYSNGLTDGDTKERKAAGQTQVFQKEAHMTPQKKRSVTELAPEAVNMDKLGSQGMGNNIVSQRKEKNVDKQDVTEKKSVRKPKKNTRGNKLLKKKDKDKDKPPTEQKVDFPEPLVKAHQAAYAFLNPSINKYDVLLGLLDQATQTQVSVQPMVAFMALRYREIIQGLEEMADEGEKVLKENGEHLAWPSQMKNLSSSPPLKSGSANIEPPPDLLQQLLQYTTQRMQNVSQTVGGIGDSALEEAVEYFASVSELLEEKLKVKRAVETRLMQLLSRIEMASLRKPGPEDSALFSEDSGIGAESESLAGSERRHRRESGESTGTNRTTPVSPMGYTSMNIRQGVSRQKLASQISPSVSLTSLNSLGSTCTIMANGQRDSFLGSASLDDGEEDDNDENMDKDIRDVQVGFIKQSNSSPVDREQQRPRRLPPKRIENPQNVEMTLKMKNAISGRIQFVPSQNSSAKTKVVGSPKNSRRQWTDEEERSPRRPQTAAPIRRAVVKKTPVARERRSRSEESLRSKGEDPTLLELDRTQKDLNQKLQRMRKSKAGGNMRTAASKQTQGTSPAQSPAINRKHPSLEKNSNPQPLKDKTGLTRHNNKKQEVTSDVEEDKLKDKKTSKGPIKATPPPSPPLSPRPSSGLYRGRNSVKKLIDTFSQGIEELDGPKALGPLKGVRKCGVPVLPGLGNVEAVLSTGITSCRPESSSFEKTYDFDLDSLPPPPLEVLMDNSFESAQSLSTGVADEGSTKVRKSPLLKRAAVSQRLRASVQSVTVLPSKGGLPQASKVISLARADQKDTSAPSKVSPPDVQLEADPREEKDFLYQQAKEIIHLRHSSDSSTSYIATNPSASQKESADIQDGGNLSVPGQNATVSTVPPSSVVSSQPPATPPMSRGRMLPSTPSTPSNLHRRLPSPHNVKRQPTPPSSASPPVNRKLSTPPAVQRRLPSPPVAKQNNSNSSSSYPFKAPSPPASPKVQRWSRENSSEDSSSARMISNARSVFCPVSPSLFEAQPYPVPQPPQAWTSTGVSVLSRPWGSRQRFPVSVQGPRPFIRRSYSDRRPSLSLPLRSPGISVAETCGSEPAIYSQGLDDEPTRDDELWRSQSDLRATLRSASHPDLCVVGQALHRD